A stretch of the Lactuca sativa cultivar Salinas chromosome 9, Lsat_Salinas_v11, whole genome shotgun sequence genome encodes the following:
- the LOC111905600 gene encoding uncharacterized protein LOC111905600, with protein MDKSWISSSRLSNAYDEGVNAFLEFAQTNNPKLDVIPCPCVNCINLCHHSIDNVRYHLFAHDFDENYKIWSFHGEKQPNSDSRCPNNSIPPDAIYTKDMLHDAFKYVDDEPDSLKSLLEECDKPLYVGSKYNALSGLLKFQHLKGQFGWSDASFDALLSVRKDILPSNNTIPSSIYKSKKLLKGVGLQYEKIHACENDCVLFWKEHKDASQCPTCGTSRWKKNSKNIPSKVLWYFPIIPRFRRMFSIPQIAHDLTWHAQGRINNGKLTHPRDTPSWKLVDNTWKEFGQEKRNLRLALYADGINPHKSLSSKHSCWPVILITYNLPPYLCMSRKFMMLTLLISGPNQPGNNIDVYLAPLIEDLKLLWETGVETFDSHKKEYFNLRAILLWTISDFPAYGNLSGCVTKGYYACPICSKNTCSQWLPKSEKVCFLGHRRFLPLEHPFRKRKKNFNNQQEHDFMPQPSSGEEIYDYLAGFETTWG; from the coding sequence ATGGATAAATCATGGATTTCCTCTAGTAGATTATCAAATGCATATGATGAAGGTGTGAATGCTTTTCTAGAGTTTGCACAAACTAATAATCCAAAGTTAGATGTTATTCCATGCCCTTGTGTAAATTGCATCAATTTGTGTCACCACTCAATTGACAATGTACGTTATCATTTGTTTGCCCACGACTTCGATGAGAATTATAAGATTTGGTCTTTCCATGGAGAAAAACAACCCAATAGTGATTCTAGATGCCCTAACAATTCCATTCCTCCTGATGCTATTTATACAAAGGATATGCTTCATGATGCCTTCAAATACGTAGACGATGAACCTGATTCGTTGAAATCACTTCTTGAAGAGTGTGATAAGCCACTTTATGTAGGGTCAAAGTATAATGCACTTAGTGGATTATTGAAATTCCAACATTTGAAGGGTCAATTTGGATGGTCTGATGCTAGTTTTGATGCTTTGTTGTCTGTCCGAAAAGATATCTTACCATCAAACAATACCATCCCTAGCTCGATATATAAGTCCAAGAAGTTGCTAAAAGGAGTAGGTCTACAATATGAGAAGATTCATGCATGTGAAAATGATTGTGTTCTATTCTGGAAAGAACATAAAGATGCTTCTCAATGTCCAACTTGTGGCACTTCTCGTTGGAAGAAGAATTCCAAAAACATACCTTCAAAAGTTTTGTGGTATTTTCCTATCATCCCTAGATTTAGAAGAATGTTTTCAATACCACAAATTGCACATGACTTAACTTGGCATGCACAAGGTCGGATCAATAATGGGAAGCTTACTCATCCTCGCGATACCCCTTCTTGGAAGCTTGTTGATAACACGTGGAAAGAATTCGGACAAGAAAAACGAAAtcttagattagccttgtatgcTGATGGTATCAATCCACACAAGTCATTAAGTTCCAAGCATAGTTGTTGGCCGgttatcctaataacatataatctACCCCCTTATTTGTGTATGTCAAGAAAATTCATGATGTTGACTCTGTTGATATCCGGGCCAAACCAACCTGGTAACAATATTGATGTCTACTTGGCACCATTGATAGAAGATCTAAAGCTCTTGTGGGAAACTGGCGTTGAGACGTTTGATTCTCATAAGAAAGAATACTTCAATTTAAGAGCAATATTACTTTGGACTATAAGTGATTTTCCCGCGTATGGTAACCTTTCGGGGTGTGTTACTAAAGGTTATTATGCTTGTCCAATATGTTCAAAGAATACTTGTTCACAATGGTTGCCAAAGTCCGAAAAAGTATGCTTCCTTGGGCATAGAAGATTCCTACCACTTGAACATCCTTTtcgcaaaagaaaaaaaaatttcaacaatCAACAGGAGCACGATTTTATGCCACAACCATCATCAGGTGAAGAGATTTATGACTATCTGGCGGGATTTGAGACTACATGGGGGTAA